A region of Anguilla rostrata isolate EN2019 chromosome 10, ASM1855537v3, whole genome shotgun sequence DNA encodes the following proteins:
- the prr16 gene encoding protein Largen: MSGKTNAESEGVVSKVKVKRQIKTIVKDLENILGDLKDVAKELKEVVHDIDSLTSDLRLEEELTDSSKTDTLNSSSSSTTTTTTASSIEKVKHHLDDSALRLALVSPTVLTVMRRPHPPLPPPRLTPLRTEERGPSSLAGHLANGTLFRNGLFPGKPVGVPSRDLCCIPKSVPERGPTPPPPLPLPPPPPPRHEKSRCPQATRERVRFSEKVQYHGYCPDCDLQYNVNNTDAHLHSDLIDAKLSPAHYCSSPPGGGALVENGCLSASHSFPPANTPCVPHPLAPKPQKTILRKSTTTTV; the protein is encoded by the exons ATGTCAGGAAAAACAAATGCGGAGTCAGAGGGAGTAGTCTCCAAAGTTAAAGTAAAACGGCAGATCAAGACAATCGTGAAGGATCTAGAGAACATCCTCGGAGACTTAAAGGATGTAGCTAAGGAACTCAAAGAG GTTGTGCACGACATCGACtcgttgacctctgacctgcggctggaggaggagctgacgGACAGCTCCAAGACGGACACCTTGAACAGCAGCTCCAgtagcaccaccaccaccaccacggcctCCAGCATAGAGAAGGTGAAGCACCACCTCGACGACTCCGCCCTTCGGCTGGCCTTGGTCAGCCCGACCGTCCTGACGGTGATGAGGAGGCCgcaccctcccctgcccccgccccgcctgACCCCCCTCCGGACCGAGGAGCGCGGGCCGAGCTCGCTGGCGGGGCACCTGGCGAACGGAACTCTGTTCCGGAACGGCCTCTTTCCCGGGAAGCCCGTCGGCGTGCCGAGCAGGGACCTGTGCTGCATCCCCAAAAGCGTCCCGGAGCGGGGGCCCACGCCGCCtcccccgctcccgctcccgcccccgcccccgccccggcaCGAGAAGAGCAGGTGCCCCCAGGCCACGCGGGAGCGGGTGCGCTTCAGCGAAAAGGTGCAGTACCACGGGTACTGCCCCGACTGCGACCTCCAGTACAACGTCAACAACACGGACGCGCACCTGCACTCGGACCTGATCGACGCGAaactcagccccgcccactactgctcctccccccctgggggcggggccctggtGGAAAACGGCTGCCTAAGTGCCAGTCACAGTTTCCCCCCCGCAAACACGCCTTGTGTGCCTCACCCCCTGGCCCCCAAGCCACAGAAAACTATTCTCCGAAAGTCCACCACCACGACCGTTTGA